The sequence below is a genomic window from Aureispira sp. CCB-E.
TTGGACCTTATGGTTCTGATGCAATCTTATCACAAGGTTTACCAGCAGGTATGTACACCGTTTATACACAGGATGCCAATGGATGTATTGATTCTACGGAGAATATTATTATCCGTGATACAATAGACTATATTGTAACTGCGTTTATGGATCAAACCATCAACATGGGAGAAACTGTAACGCTTTATGGAACAGTTAACAATTCAGGAATTGATAGTTCATTAGTAACATGGTCTCAATTAGATCCGAATACAGGAATTATGAGTATTGTCTCTACAGGAGCTAGCTCTCTTGAAGGATTTACTCCTGATACCTTCTTTACAGATATGCAATTTGTTTTATCATTGAATAATGGATGTGGAGACAGCTCAATTGTAACCATTGAAGTGAATCAACAACAAACAGTATTCGTTCCAAATGCCTTCTCACCAAACGGTGACGGTACAAACGATATCTTTACGGTGTATGGTTCAAGCGATGTGAAGAGAGTTAAATCATTCATGGTATTTGATAGATGGGGTGAATTAGTTCATATCGGAGAGGACTTCGCACCAAATAGTATTGATCCTAACCACGGATGGGATGGTACATTTAGAGGAAAAGCAATGAATCCAGCAGTATTTGTTTACTTTGCTGAGGTTGAGCTAACCAACGGTGAGACAGTAATCCGTAAAGGTGACGTAACTTTGATCAAATAATAATAAATAGGAGCTGCCGAAGTTTTGGCGGCTCCTTATTCTATTAAAAAATCAAGTTTATATAAAGTAAGGCTCAGTCTTGAATTGAGCAGTAAGTAAATCAAAATAAATTGCAGGTTGATACCAAACCTGCCTTCCCAAAAGGAGAAGAATCAAAATCTAAAGATTATGAAATTAGGGAAATTTTTTACATTTATTATTATAGCACTTGTTGCTAATCTTAACTCTGCGCAAGCGCAAGACATCCACTTCTCACAGTTTTACGTGTCAAACCTGACCTTAAATCCTGCTACGACAGGGGTGATGAGTTGCCAAATGCGTGTGTCTGCTATTTATAGAAATCAGTGGGCAAGTGTGATGGGTGACAATGCTTTTAATACTTTTGGTCTTGGGGTGGAAGGAAAATTTGAAGCAGGAAACAAAGATTTTGTAGGGGCTGGATTGTCCGTATGGGTCGATAGAGCGGGGGCATCTGCATTTACTGCGGTACAGGCTAGCTTATCTGGTTCTTATTTGAAAAAGATTGGCGGAAGACGTTCAAATGAGCACTTCTTAGTAGCTGGAGGTCAAGTAGGCTTTGTACAACGCAGTATTCGTATTGATCAATTGCGTTGGGGAACTAATTGGGATGGAACTAGTTTTAATGGTTCTTTGCCAGACAATGAGAGTATTTTTAATAGTACTTTAGCTGTGGCAGATGTCAGTGCAGGTCTTTTATGGTTTAGTGCTTTAGATAAAGATAATAAGAGCAATGTTTATGCAGGAATTGGATTCCAACATTTGACAAAAGCAAATTTGTCATTTATGAATCCAGGTTCAGAACCTCTTTTCACAAGATTCACTATTCATGGTGGGGCAGAAGCTCGTATTGCTCGCCGTTTGGCAATTGTACCTAACTTTGCTGTAATGGTTCAAGGTCCTTCTACACAAATGAATATTGGTACAGGAGTGAAATTTGATTTCAGTAAAAAATCGCAATCTAGCCAAGCATTTACAATAGGGGCATATGTTCGTGGTGCCAATCAAGCACAGGTAAACACAGATCAAGGAACTTTTGGTGTAGATGCGATTGTTGCTTTGTTGCGTTTGCGTTTTGGAGGCTCTCATATTGGGTTGAGTTATGATATTAATGTATCTAAATTGGCAGCTGCAACAAATGGAAATGGTGCATTTGAATTTTCTTATGTTTACACACTTTGTAATAGCAGAGGTCGTCGTTTGGGATGTCCTACTTTCTAATAGTTGAAATATAAATCTTAAGTAATCGTTCAAAAAAAATAATCCCATTTTTTGTTCTTATTTTTTCTGACCACTTACTTATTACAAAAAAGAACGCCTTTCGAATTTTCGAAAGGCGTTCTTTTTTGTAGGGACATCGCATAGGAATTGCCTCAGTACTTCGTGTATTTTTTGTGAAAAACTATATTGCCTAAGACAAAATAAAAAATAGAATAAGTAGAAGATTAATAGGCAGTAAAAGCTTCGTCCAGAACGGAAAAGCTTTGGTAGGAATTGTTTGCATAAAGCGATCTATTTTTAAGGTTAACTGTTGGGTTAGTTCTTTGGGAGTAGTGGTGTTTTTCATCCAATTCGTATCAAGGAACAAAACCCAATCTTTGATAGGAGTAAGCTTCAGAAAAAAGGCAACAATTTTAGCTAGAGGAGTTGGTAACGTGTGTATTTGGGCATTGAGCCAATAAAAAGCCTTGTCTTCGATGCAATCACTTTCTTTGGCGGCTTGTTTTAAATTACCTGCAATTTCGTATTGAAGCTGCTTTTTTTTCTCCCATACTAATTCTGTTAATAATTCAGCAAGTGAGGGAATCCATTTTTTTAGCAATTTATTATACAGCCAACTATAGGTTCTCGATACACTATATTGTATAGCAATTATCATATAAGAAAAAACGGAAAATAAGACGATTATTACAGTAGTATTAGCAATTTGAGTATTGCTCCATTCTTCTTGTTTTGCCAGCCAAGTCAGCATCAGCAAACAATTTAAAATACTTCCAGCAACTAAGATTATTATGAAAGTAATAAACGTATATAAAATGAGATAGGAGGCTTGGGGGACAGAATCGGAATCGTGCATATATGTTAGTTTAATATTAGTTCACTTCGTGAGTGCTTTGCTTTTAATTAACTTTATTGCTCCTGACGGTCGTGAGCTTGCGCAGCTAAGTACTATTATTAATAAATATTAAGGATTGACGCATCGTTCTTGTATCCAGTCAATTAAGGCAGCATAACGCTTATCTAAACGCATTAGGTGCTCGTTTCCAATTAAAATTAAATGCCTGCGGGCTCTTGTGAGGGCAACATTTAGCTTTCGATCTACAACCTCGTCATCAGATAAGGAGATGACGCTTTCTAGTTGGTAGGCATCATTGAGACAAAGTGAGATGATAATAATTTCTCGAGCACCGCCTTGATAACGTTCGACCGTATCAATGGTACAATTTTCATAATCTTGCCCATATTGAGTTAAAACACTTCTTATCTGGGCAATTTGCGCTCTAAAAGGTGTAATGACTCCAACATCTTCAGGCTTGAGTGTTTGATTATTGGCTTTGTAAATAGCATTAAAACTGTTAATAATCTTGCCAACCATTTGGGCTTCATCCAAATTCGTTTTAGGGTTTCTAAAGCGGTTAATGGTGCTGTTAAAAAATAACATTCTGTTGCGAGTTAAGAGTTGTTCTAGTTCGCTTGAATTAGGGGGCAACTGATAGTTTAAGGTCTCCTTTTGCCAAACACTAATAGGAAGTTCTTCAGGTAGTAATTTAAGTTCATTATTATAAAAATATTTGCTTGGAAAACGGCAAATATCCTCGTGCATACGTCCTTGGTGGTGCAGTTGATCAAATGCCCAAGTCCACTTATTTTTTTCAGCTTGATTATACAATCTTTCAAATAATGAGTTGCGCCTATTGTATAGACCAATTTCGTTCAAAGCTTTATTGTCTACTGCCGAACGCGTTTTTTCTTGCAAGACAACCGCAGGCAATTGCTTGTGATCACCAATTAGCACAAAACGTTTGAAATAGGGAAGCATACCAATCAACATTGGTTCTAGAATTTGAGAGGCCTCATCAATAATTGCAGTATCAAATTGCTTTAACTGTAGCAAGCTTGCTTTGCTTGCAATAGAGGCTACGGTAGAGACAAAAATTCGATGAGAAACAATTTTTTGCACTAAATCTTTTCGTTTACTAATATCTTTCGTTTGCTCTGAAAATAATCGACCATGAAAATGTGGATGTGTCGAGTATTTGGAGCCAATACGGAGGTAGTCCTCCTCTGCAAAGTCATGAATAGCCTCACAAATTTCATCAACAGCTCGATTGGTATACGCTAATAATAGAATTTGTTCTTGGGTATTTGTCAATAAATAACGCACCATTTCCGCCAGCATAAACTTCGTTTTCCCTGTGCCAGGAGGTCCAACTAGCAAAAAATAATCTTTGGCTGCAATGGCTTTGTGTAAAACCTTTCTTTGCTCTACACTCAACTGTGGGTTGCCGAGCCGCAATGGCTTGACAGCTACTTCTTGAGGTGGTGTAAGGGTTAATAGCAAATTTCTATTATAAGACTTCGTTTTTAGAAAACTGTACAAAGCACGGTATTGAACTTTGAAACTGCTGTCCATCATATCATGCTCGATATGCCAAAACAAATCTTCCTCAAACAAACTGTGGTTAAATTGACGATAACGCAACTGAACACAGACCGTATCTTCGTCGATATGGGTGATAGACCCTTTAAAAATTTGATCGTTGAGAACATTGTGCCCCGCTTGACGATATGGATAAAATACAATAATATCTCCTTGTCTAAAATTGGCGAGCGGGTTGGTTTGCTTGGTGCGTTGAAAATGAATGAGCGGTTGTTCGTCACCAGATTTATCTTCTTGAATTTTGAGAAATCCTAGCACTTCAAATGCCTCATTTTTTTCTTCTAAATCACTCAACCATAAAGCTGCTAAACCATTGCGGTTTTCTTTGCCTGCTTCTCCTGTTTTTGCCAATTGGTGCTCTCTTGCTGTAAAGCTGATAAAATGTAAAAAGTACAATCGTTCAAGGGGAGAGGCGGTATGAATTGTTTGAGCAAAATTTTGCAAGTCTCTTGCTACAAATCCTTTGGCTCTAGGCAAACGCTCTGGTGCCAACTGGTCTAAGATGGTGAACACATCTTCCAAGTCTTCTAAATCTAAATCGGCTAATTTTTTTTCAATTGAAATAATATCATTTCTAACTTTTATAGCTTCGTATTGTTGTGATTTGAATGGTGGT
It includes:
- a CDS encoding PorP/SprF family type IX secretion system membrane protein produces the protein MKLGKFFTFIIIALVANLNSAQAQDIHFSQFYVSNLTLNPATTGVMSCQMRVSAIYRNQWASVMGDNAFNTFGLGVEGKFEAGNKDFVGAGLSVWVDRAGASAFTAVQASLSGSYLKKIGGRRSNEHFLVAGGQVGFVQRSIRIDQLRWGTNWDGTSFNGSLPDNESIFNSTLAVADVSAGLLWFSALDKDNKSNVYAGIGFQHLTKANLSFMNPGSEPLFTRFTIHGGAEARIARRLAIVPNFAVMVQGPSTQMNIGTGVKFDFSKKSQSSQAFTIGAYVRGANQAQVNTDQGTFGVDAIVALLRLRFGGSHIGLSYDINVSKLAAATNGNGAFEFSYVYTLCNSRGRRLGCPTF
- a CDS encoding AAA domain-containing protein; translation: MKNPQLANLLFREFEKIHALNTSYNDKIAALDRLLTSFFVDITRSKNIPFTTMLSRIAFASHEHQISNALQWRIHQVRKKKKAVLANKANFAENDYLTSLKTATYAIAAFCQTSATPTLKALVDDFEDRTEHNNPIEQVERLDECRVMVVDADRKQEWLICKPFAQPDTTIHVQYNVTGHNENFNSTIHSIQQNFHNHVTLNLIDVVINSKGIYIPHAFVIEPDYMVDVSSISECFQNFGAAADLYLLKKFLPFSYSIPLMLGNVANFFLDELMTDPNATFTDTFPKAFALNPLAFATFTDAEILQIYRKSQKHFTNLKTTIKVKLKENNITPEDCYLEPSFYSEKYGIQGRLDVWYKDSTPKSDKTAIIELKSGKPFAPNHLGLSHNHYTQTNLYDLLVRSTFGKKLNSPTYILYSGIDHDHLKPAPPFKSQQYEAIKVRNDIISIEKKLADLDLEDLEDVFTILDQLAPERLPRAKGFVARDLQNFAQTIHTASPLERLYFLHFISFTAREHQLAKTGEAGKENRNGLAALWLSDLEEKNEAFEVLGFLKIQEDKSGDEQPLIHFQRTKQTNPLANFRQGDIIVFYPYRQAGHNVLNDQIFKGSITHIDEDTVCVQLRYRQFNHSLFEEDLFWHIEHDMMDSSFKVQYRALYSFLKTKSYNRNLLLTLTPPQEVAVKPLRLGNPQLSVEQRKVLHKAIAAKDYFLLVGPPGTGKTKFMLAEMVRYLLTNTQEQILLLAYTNRAVDEICEAIHDFAEEDYLRIGSKYSTHPHFHGRLFSEQTKDISKRKDLVQKIVSHRIFVSTVASIASKASLLQLKQFDTAIIDEASQILEPMLIGMLPYFKRFVLIGDHKQLPAVVLQEKTRSAVDNKALNEIGLYNRRNSLFERLYNQAEKNKWTWAFDQLHHQGRMHEDICRFPSKYFYNNELKLLPEELPISVWQKETLNYQLPPNSSELEQLLTRNRMLFFNSTINRFRNPKTNLDEAQMVGKIINSFNAIYKANNQTLKPEDVGVITPFRAQIAQIRSVLTQYGQDYENCTIDTVERYQGGAREIIIISLCLNDAYQLESVISLSDDEVVDRKLNVALTRARRHLILIGNEHLMRLDKRYAALIDWIQERCVNP